In the Danaus plexippus chromosome 16 unlocalized genomic scaffold, MEX_DaPlex mxdp_31, whole genome shotgun sequence genome, one interval contains:
- the LOC116771669 gene encoding peptidylprolyl isomerase domain and WD repeat-containing protein 1 isoform X2 — protein sequence MINMISIEFEPYCTEWVHSAGDPISALAISEKGSNKIHIFDGTQASGTPLHTFEKHQKEVATIRYNPVFEVAVSVDKAGIVEYWTGPKHEYQYPKNVKFTSKLDTDLFDFVKNKTYPTALDFSPDGRKIAAISLDRKVRVFHFLTGKLHKVLDESLQRFQELQHQTQQLPNMEFGRRMATERDLDKSEYSQLANIVFDASGHFVLYATMLGVKVVNLTTNRCVSMLAKPENLRPLQLALFQGRTNQSKVAATLEMEGSENPTLLSVKTDPTLFCTGYKKNRFYMFSRRGPDDLHTEADRDVFNEKPSKEDIISATEGQGVQRLYEQAILHTSLGDVHIRLFGKDVPKTVENFCGHARNGYFNGHIFHRVIKGFMVQTGDPTGTGTGGESIWGGEFADEFKPQLKHDRPYTVSMANAGPNTNGSQFFITLAPTPWLDNKHTVFGRVVRGMEVVQNIGSVKTNPKTDKPYDDVRVISVTVK from the exons atcAGAAAAAGGcagtaataaaattcacatatTCGACGGCACGCAGGCCTCAGGGACGCCGCTCCATACATTTGAGAAACATCAAAAGGAAGTGGCGACCATCAGGTACAACCCTGTGTTCGAGGTAGCGGTGTCCGTGGACAAGGCGGGCATAGTGGAGTACTGGACCGGCCCCAAACACGAATATCAATATCCGAAAAATGTCAAATTCACATCCAAATTGGACACGGATTTATTCGATTTTGTCAAAAACAAGACTTACCCGACGGCTCTGGACTTTTCACCTGACGGCAGGAAAATAGCCGCCATCAGTCTAGACAGAAAG GTGAGAGTGTTCCATTTCCTGACGGGGAAGCTGCACAAGGTATTGGACGAGAGTCTGCAGCGCTTCCAAGAACTGCAGCATCAGACGCAACAGCTGCCAAACATGGAGTTCGGGAGAAG GATGGCGACGGAGCGCGACCTGGACAAGTCCGAGTACAGCCAGCTGGCAAACATAGTGTTTGACGCTAGTGGTCACTTCGTTCTGTACGCGACCATGCTGGGGGTGAAGGTGGTCAATCTGACCACCAACCGCTGCGTGTCCATGCTAGCGAAGCCGGAGAACCTGCGACCGCTGCAGTTGGCGCTATTCCAG GGTCGCACTAACCAATCGAAAGTGGCAGCCACCCTGGAGATGGAAGGGTCAGAGAACCCCACGCTCCTGAGCGTCAAGACTGACCCCACGTTGTTCTGCACGGGGTACAAGAAGAACAGATTCTACATGTTCTCCAGACGAGGCCCCGACGACCTGCACACCGAGGCCGACAGGGACGTGTTCAACGAGAAACCGTCCAAGGAGGACATCATATCAGCTACCGAGGGACAGG GTGTCCAGCGTCTGTACGAGCAGGCCATCCTCCACACGTCCCTGGGCGACGTCCACATCCGGCTGTTCGGCAAAGACGTTCCCAAGACGGTGGAGAACTTCTGCGGGCACGCGAGGAACGGTTACTTCAACGGACACATCTTCCACAGGGTCATCAAGGGATTCATGGTGCAGACGGGAGACCCCACCG GTACGGGCACGGGCGGGGAGAGCATCTGGGGCGGGGAGTTCGCCGACGAGTTCAAGCCGCAGCTGAAACACGACCGGCCCTACACCGTCAGCATGGCCAACGCCGGCCCCAACACCAACGGCAGCCAGTTCTTTATCACGCTCGCGCCCACT CCGTGGCTAGACAACAAGCACACTGTGTTCGGCCGAGTGGTCCGCGGCATGGAGGTCGTCCAGAACATCGGGAGCGTCAAAACAAACCCCAAGACGGACAAGCCCTACGACGACGTCCGAGTCATATCCGTTactgtcaaataa
- the LOC116771797 gene encoding transcription factor JunD, with product MVRQSGHGMETTFYDEQYPLSGPVDSLKRTLTLDLDFGRGGKRSRGGAPVLSSPDLQLLKLGSPELEKLIMQNGMITTATPTPGGAVLFPAVAPTEEQELYARPFVEALDKLHHNEPPPHARRVYADLDRPLDRYPTPVVKDEPQTVPSASSSPPLSPIDMDTQERIKLERKRQRNRVAASKCRRRKLERISKLEEKVKLLKGENVELAQMVVKLKDHVSRLKQQVLEHANSGCHIDTHF from the coding sequence ATGGTTCGCCAATCCGGCCACGGGATGGAGACCACTTTTTATGACGAACAATATCCCCTGAGCGGTCCCGTGGATAGTTTGAAGCGGACTTTGACATTGGACTTGGATTTCGGTAGGGGCGGGAAGAGATCGCGAGGTGGTGCACCTGTCCTGTCCTCCCCCGATCTGCAACTTCTAAAGTTGGGCTCACCGGAGCTGGAGAAGCTAATCATGCAGAACGGCATGATAACAACAGCGACGCCGACCCCCGGCGGGGCCGTGCTGTTCCCCGCCGTGGCCCCTACGGAGGAGCAGGAGTTATATGCGCGCCCATTCGTCGAGGCGTTGGACAAGCTGCACCACAATGAGCCCCCGCCGCACGCAAGACGCGTCTACGCAGACTTAGATCGCCCGCTAGACCGGTATCCCACGCCCGTCGTCAAAGACGAGCCGCAGACGGTGCCCAGCGCTTCCAGCTCGCCGCCGCTCTCGCCCATCGACATGGACACCCAGGAGAGGATCAAACTAGAACGGAAGAGACAGAGGAACCGAGTGGCGGCTTCCAAATGCAGACGGCGAAAGCTGGAACGCATCTCTAAACTGGAAGAGAAGGTGAAGCTGTTGAAGGGCGAGAATGTGGAGCTGGCGCAGATGGTGGTGAAGCTGAAGGATCACGTGTCGCGACTGAAGCAGCAGGTGCTGGAGCACGCCAACAGCGGCTGCCACATCGACACGCACTTCTGA